A genome region from Gymnogyps californianus isolate 813 chromosome 4, ASM1813914v2, whole genome shotgun sequence includes the following:
- the SDAD1 gene encoding protein SDA1 homolog isoform X3 codes for MSGRQGNKLPSNLPQLQNLIKRDPTSYTEEFLQQYHHYQSHVEIFTFQPDKPSKELAELVMFLAQVAHCYPEHMANFPQQLKELLSYHHTVLDADLRMTLYTHIVSDIKNVNAKHKNNKVNTTLQNFMYTMLRDSNPTAAKISLDVMIELYRRNIWNDAKTVNVITTACFSKVTKVLVASLKFFLGKDEDEKQDSDSESEDDVPTARDLMMRYATNKKTTKRKKKLEKAMKVLKKQKKKSKPEVFNFSAIHLIHDPQDFAEKLLKQLENCKERFEVKMMLMDLISRLVGIHELFLFNFYPFVQRFLQPHQREVTKILLFAAQASHQLVPPEIIQSVLMTIANNFVTDKNSGEVMTVGINAIKEITARCPLAMTEDLLQDLVQYKTHKNKNVMMSARTLIHLFRSLNPEMLQKKFRGKPTEASLEARIHEYGELDAKDYIPGAEVLDVESQKEKGGTQEEDGWESASLSEEEDNEDGEWIDVHHSSDEEQQVVVKKVKSMPMEERKAKAAAVSTSRLLTQEDFHKIRLAQLSKELNSAPGKAAKRKNIEIDDEEEEGRGELLSLRDIEHLHKKPKSDKETRLATAMAGKTDRKEFVKKKTRINPFASSSNKEKKKHKNFMMMRYSHSVRTKNKRSFREKQLALRDALLKKRKRLLK; via the exons ATGTCGGGCCGCCAGGGTAACAAGCTGCCCAGCAACCTGCCTCAGCTGCAGAACCTCATCAAGCGGGACCCAACCTCTTACACCGAAGAG TTCCTCCAGCAGTACCACCACTACCAGTCCCACGTGGAGATTTTCACCTTCCAACCGGACAAGCCCAGTAAGGAGCTGGCCGAACTGGTGATGTTCCTGGCTCAG GTTGCCCACTGCTACCCAGAACACATGGCCAACTTTCCCCagcagctgaaggagctgctCTCCTACCACCATACGGTCCTGGACGCAGACCTGCGCATG ACTTTGTATACTCACATCGTGTCAGACATCAAGAATGTCAATGCTAAGCACAAAAACAATAAAGTAAACACA ACTCTGCAGAACTTCATGTACACTATGTTGAGAGACAGCAATCCCACTGCTGCCAAGATCTCTCTGGACGTGATGATTGAACTTTACAGAAGGAATATTTG GAATGATGCCAAAACAGTAAATGTCATTACAACTGCCTGCTTTTCCAAAGTGACAAAG GTATTAGTTGCTAGTTTGAAGTTCTTTCTTGGGAAAGATGAAGATGAGAAACAAGACAGTGACTCAGAATCTGAG GACGATGTTCCCACGGCCAGAGATCTGATGATGCGCTATGCGACTAACAAGAAAACGACCAAGCGCaagaaaaaactggaaaaagcgATGAAGGTTCTCAAG aaacagaagaagaagagcaAGCCAGAGGTGTTCAACTTTTCTGCTATTCACTTGATTCATGATCCCCAAG ATTTTGCAGAGAAACTGCTGAAGCAGCTGGAGAACTGTAAGGAACGATTTGAAGTGAAGATGATGCTCATGGACCTAATATCTAGGCTAGTTGGAATACACGAG ctttttctttttaatttctaccCCTTTGTTCAGAGGTTCCTACAGCCACATCAGAGAG aagtgACAAAGATTCTTCTGTTTGCTGCACAAGCTTCACATCAGCTAGTACCACCCGAG attatCCAGTCTGTGTTAATGACCATTGCCAACAACTTTGTCACTGACAAGAATTCTGGGGAGGTCATGACCGTAGG GATCAATGCAATAAAAGAAATCACTGCGAGATGTCCTTTAGCCATGACTGAAGATCTGCTCCAAGACCTCGTTCAGTACAAgactcataaaaataaaa ATGTGATGATGTCTGCAAGAACTCTGATACACCTTTTCCGTTCTCTGAATccagagatgctgcagaagaAATTCAGG GGTAAGCCTACTGAGGCCTCGTTGGAAGCCAGGATTCATGAATATGGAGAACTGGATGCCAAAGATTATATTCCAGGAGCAGAAGTACTAGATGTTGAGagtcaaaaggaaaagggaggaacCCAAGAGGAAG ATGGATGGGAAAGTGCTAGTCTGAGTGAGGAAGAAGATAATGAAGATGGAGAATGGATTGATGTGCATCATTCCTCAGATGAGGAGCAGCAAGTAGTAGTGA AGAAGGTGAAAAGCATGCCCATGGAGGAGCGAAAAGCCAAAGCTGCAGCAGTCAGTACAAGCAGGCTGCTAACTCAAGAAGACTTCCACAAAATACGTCTTGCCCAGCTTTCCAAAGAACTTAATTCTGCACCCGGCAAagctgcaaagaggaaaaatattgaaatagatgatgaagaggaggagggcag gGGAGAGTTGCTTTCACTCAGGGATATTGAACATCTGCATAAGAAGCCTAAATCGGACAAGGAGACCAGACTGGCAACTGCAATG GCTGGAAAAACAGACCGAAAAGaatttgtgaaaaagaaaacaagaattaacCCATTTGCCAGCTCTtccaacaaagaaaagaaaaagcacaagaacTTCATGATGATGAGATATAGCCATAGTGTCCGGACAAAAAATAAGCGTTCTTTCAGGGAAAAACAG CTGGCTCTTCGTGACGCacttctgaaaaagagaaaacgGCTGCTGAAATAA
- the SDAD1 gene encoding protein SDA1 homolog isoform X2, giving the protein MSGRQGNKLPSNLPQLQNLIKRDPTSYTEEFLQQYHHYQSHVEIFTFQPDKPSKELAELVMFLAQVAHCYPEHMANFPQQLKELLSYHHTVLDADLRMTFCKALILLRNKNLINPTSLLELFFQLLRCHDKLLRQTLYTHIVSDIKNVNAKHKNNKVNTTLQNFMYTMLRDSNPTAAKISLDVMIELYRRNIWNDAKTVNVITTACFSKVTKVLVASLKFFLGKDEDEKQDSDSESEDDVPTARDLMMRYATNKKTTKRKKKLEKAMKVLKKQKKKSKPEVFNFSAIHLIHDPQDFAEKLLKQLENCKERFEVKMMLMDLISRLVGIHELFLFNFYPFVQRFLQPHQREVTKILLFAAQASHQLVPPEIIQSVLMTIANNFVTDKNSGEVMTVGINAIKEITARCPLAMTEDLLQDLVQYKTHKNKNVMMSARTLIHLFRSLNPEMLQKKFRGKPTEASLEARIHEYGELDAKDYIPGAEVLDVESQKEKGGTQEEDGWESASLSEEEDNEDGEWIDVHHSSDEEQQVVVKKVKSMPMEERKAKAAAVSTSRLLTQEDFHKIRLAQLSKELNSAPGKAAKRKNIEIDDEEEEGRGELLSLRDIEHLHKKPKSDKETRLATAMAGKTDRKEFVKKKTRINPFASSSNKEKKKHKNFMMMRYSHSVRTKNKRSFREKQLALRDALLKKRKRLLK; this is encoded by the exons ATGTCGGGCCGCCAGGGTAACAAGCTGCCCAGCAACCTGCCTCAGCTGCAGAACCTCATCAAGCGGGACCCAACCTCTTACACCGAAGAG TTCCTCCAGCAGTACCACCACTACCAGTCCCACGTGGAGATTTTCACCTTCCAACCGGACAAGCCCAGTAAGGAGCTGGCCGAACTGGTGATGTTCCTGGCTCAG GTTGCCCACTGCTACCCAGAACACATGGCCAACTTTCCCCagcagctgaaggagctgctCTCCTACCACCATACGGTCCTGGACGCAGACCTGCGCATG ACATTCTGTAAGGCTTTGATCTTGTTAAGAAACAAGAATCTAATAAATCCAACGAGTTTGCTGGAGCTCTTCTTTCAACTGCTGCGCTGTCACGATAAGCTTCTACGCCAA ACTTTGTATACTCACATCGTGTCAGACATCAAGAATGTCAATGCTAAGCACAAAAACAATAAAGTAAACACA ACTCTGCAGAACTTCATGTACACTATGTTGAGAGACAGCAATCCCACTGCTGCCAAGATCTCTCTGGACGTGATGATTGAACTTTACAGAAGGAATATTTG GAATGATGCCAAAACAGTAAATGTCATTACAACTGCCTGCTTTTCCAAAGTGACAAAG GTATTAGTTGCTAGTTTGAAGTTCTTTCTTGGGAAAGATGAAGATGAGAAACAAGACAGTGACTCAGAATCTGAG GACGATGTTCCCACGGCCAGAGATCTGATGATGCGCTATGCGACTAACAAGAAAACGACCAAGCGCaagaaaaaactggaaaaagcgATGAAGGTTCTCAAG aaacagaagaagaagagcaAGCCAGAGGTGTTCAACTTTTCTGCTATTCACTTGATTCATGATCCCCAAG ATTTTGCAGAGAAACTGCTGAAGCAGCTGGAGAACTGTAAGGAACGATTTGAAGTGAAGATGATGCTCATGGACCTAATATCTAGGCTAGTTGGAATACACGAG ctttttctttttaatttctaccCCTTTGTTCAGAGGTTCCTACAGCCACATCAGAGAG aagtgACAAAGATTCTTCTGTTTGCTGCACAAGCTTCACATCAGCTAGTACCACCCGAG attatCCAGTCTGTGTTAATGACCATTGCCAACAACTTTGTCACTGACAAGAATTCTGGGGAGGTCATGACCGTAGG GATCAATGCAATAAAAGAAATCACTGCGAGATGTCCTTTAGCCATGACTGAAGATCTGCTCCAAGACCTCGTTCAGTACAAgactcataaaaataaaa ATGTGATGATGTCTGCAAGAACTCTGATACACCTTTTCCGTTCTCTGAATccagagatgctgcagaagaAATTCAGG GGTAAGCCTACTGAGGCCTCGTTGGAAGCCAGGATTCATGAATATGGAGAACTGGATGCCAAAGATTATATTCCAGGAGCAGAAGTACTAGATGTTGAGagtcaaaaggaaaagggaggaacCCAAGAGGAAG ATGGATGGGAAAGTGCTAGTCTGAGTGAGGAAGAAGATAATGAAGATGGAGAATGGATTGATGTGCATCATTCCTCAGATGAGGAGCAGCAAGTAGTAGTGA AGAAGGTGAAAAGCATGCCCATGGAGGAGCGAAAAGCCAAAGCTGCAGCAGTCAGTACAAGCAGGCTGCTAACTCAAGAAGACTTCCACAAAATACGTCTTGCCCAGCTTTCCAAAGAACTTAATTCTGCACCCGGCAAagctgcaaagaggaaaaatattgaaatagatgatgaagaggaggagggcag gGGAGAGTTGCTTTCACTCAGGGATATTGAACATCTGCATAAGAAGCCTAAATCGGACAAGGAGACCAGACTGGCAACTGCAATG GCTGGAAAAACAGACCGAAAAGaatttgtgaaaaagaaaacaagaattaacCCATTTGCCAGCTCTtccaacaaagaaaagaaaaagcacaagaacTTCATGATGATGAGATATAGCCATAGTGTCCGGACAAAAAATAAGCGTTCTTTCAGGGAAAAACAG CTGGCTCTTCGTGACGCacttctgaaaaagagaaaacgGCTGCTGAAATAA
- the SDAD1 gene encoding protein SDA1 homolog isoform X1 yields MSGRQGNKLPSNLPQLQNLIKRDPTSYTEEFLQQYHHYQSHVEIFTFQPDKPSKELAELVMFLAQVAHCYPEHMANFPQQLKELLSYHHTVLDADLRMTFCKALILLRNKNLINPTSLLELFFQLLRCHDKLLRQTLYTHIVSDIKNVNAKHKNNKVNTTLQNFMYTMLRDSNPTAAKISLDVMIELYRRNIWNDAKTVNVITTACFSKVTKVLVASLKFFLGKDEDEKQDSDSESEDDVPTARDLMMRYATNKKTTKRKKKLEKAMKVLKKQKKKSKPEVFNFSAIHLIHDPQDFAEKLLKQLENCKERFEVKMMLMDLISRLVGIHELFLFNFYPFVQRFLQPHQREVTKILLFAAQASHQLVPPEIIQSVLMTIANNFVTDKNSGEVMTVGINAIKEITARCPLAMTEDLLQDLVQYKTHKNKNVMMSARTLIHLFRSLNPEMLQKKFRGKPTEASLEARIHEYGELDAKDYIPGAEVLDVESQKEKGGTQEEDGWESASLSEEEDNEDGEWIDVHHSSDEEQQVVAEKVKSMPMEERKAKAAAVSTSRLLTQEDFHKIRLAQLSKELNSAPGKAAKRKNIEIDDEEEEGRGELLSLRDIEHLHKKPKSDKETRLATAMAGKTDRKEFVKKKTRINPFASSSNKEKKKHKNFMMMRYSHSVRTKNKRSFREKQLALRDALLKKRKRLLK; encoded by the exons ATGTCGGGCCGCCAGGGTAACAAGCTGCCCAGCAACCTGCCTCAGCTGCAGAACCTCATCAAGCGGGACCCAACCTCTTACACCGAAGAG TTCCTCCAGCAGTACCACCACTACCAGTCCCACGTGGAGATTTTCACCTTCCAACCGGACAAGCCCAGTAAGGAGCTGGCCGAACTGGTGATGTTCCTGGCTCAG GTTGCCCACTGCTACCCAGAACACATGGCCAACTTTCCCCagcagctgaaggagctgctCTCCTACCACCATACGGTCCTGGACGCAGACCTGCGCATG ACATTCTGTAAGGCTTTGATCTTGTTAAGAAACAAGAATCTAATAAATCCAACGAGTTTGCTGGAGCTCTTCTTTCAACTGCTGCGCTGTCACGATAAGCTTCTACGCCAA ACTTTGTATACTCACATCGTGTCAGACATCAAGAATGTCAATGCTAAGCACAAAAACAATAAAGTAAACACA ACTCTGCAGAACTTCATGTACACTATGTTGAGAGACAGCAATCCCACTGCTGCCAAGATCTCTCTGGACGTGATGATTGAACTTTACAGAAGGAATATTTG GAATGATGCCAAAACAGTAAATGTCATTACAACTGCCTGCTTTTCCAAAGTGACAAAG GTATTAGTTGCTAGTTTGAAGTTCTTTCTTGGGAAAGATGAAGATGAGAAACAAGACAGTGACTCAGAATCTGAG GACGATGTTCCCACGGCCAGAGATCTGATGATGCGCTATGCGACTAACAAGAAAACGACCAAGCGCaagaaaaaactggaaaaagcgATGAAGGTTCTCAAG aaacagaagaagaagagcaAGCCAGAGGTGTTCAACTTTTCTGCTATTCACTTGATTCATGATCCCCAAG ATTTTGCAGAGAAACTGCTGAAGCAGCTGGAGAACTGTAAGGAACGATTTGAAGTGAAGATGATGCTCATGGACCTAATATCTAGGCTAGTTGGAATACACGAG ctttttctttttaatttctaccCCTTTGTTCAGAGGTTCCTACAGCCACATCAGAGAG aagtgACAAAGATTCTTCTGTTTGCTGCACAAGCTTCACATCAGCTAGTACCACCCGAG attatCCAGTCTGTGTTAATGACCATTGCCAACAACTTTGTCACTGACAAGAATTCTGGGGAGGTCATGACCGTAGG GATCAATGCAATAAAAGAAATCACTGCGAGATGTCCTTTAGCCATGACTGAAGATCTGCTCCAAGACCTCGTTCAGTACAAgactcataaaaataaaa ATGTGATGATGTCTGCAAGAACTCTGATACACCTTTTCCGTTCTCTGAATccagagatgctgcagaagaAATTCAGG GGTAAGCCTACTGAGGCCTCGTTGGAAGCCAGGATTCATGAATATGGAGAACTGGATGCCAAAGATTATATTCCAGGAGCAGAAGTACTAGATGTTGAGagtcaaaaggaaaagggaggaacCCAAGAGGAAG ATGGATGGGAAAGTGCTAGTCTGAGTGAGGAAGAAGATAATGAAGATGGAGAATGGATTGATGTGCATCATTCCTCAGATGAGGAGCAGCAAGTAGTA GCAGAGAAGGTGAAAAGCATGCCCATGGAGGAGCGAAAAGCCAAAGCTGCAGCAGTCAGTACAAGCAGGCTGCTAACTCAAGAAGACTTCCACAAAATACGTCTTGCCCAGCTTTCCAAAGAACTTAATTCTGCACCCGGCAAagctgcaaagaggaaaaatattgaaatagatgatgaagaggaggagggcag gGGAGAGTTGCTTTCACTCAGGGATATTGAACATCTGCATAAGAAGCCTAAATCGGACAAGGAGACCAGACTGGCAACTGCAATG GCTGGAAAAACAGACCGAAAAGaatttgtgaaaaagaaaacaagaattaacCCATTTGCCAGCTCTtccaacaaagaaaagaaaaagcacaagaacTTCATGATGATGAGATATAGCCATAGTGTCCGGACAAAAAATAAGCGTTCTTTCAGGGAAAAACAG CTGGCTCTTCGTGACGCacttctgaaaaagagaaaacgGCTGCTGAAATAA
- the SDAD1 gene encoding protein SDA1 homolog isoform X4 encodes MFLAQVAHCYPEHMANFPQQLKELLSYHHTVLDADLRMTFCKALILLRNKNLINPTSLLELFFQLLRCHDKLLRQTLYTHIVSDIKNVNAKHKNNKVNTTLQNFMYTMLRDSNPTAAKISLDVMIELYRRNIWNDAKTVNVITTACFSKVTKVLVASLKFFLGKDEDEKQDSDSESEDDVPTARDLMMRYATNKKTTKRKKKLEKAMKVLKKQKKKSKPEVFNFSAIHLIHDPQDFAEKLLKQLENCKERFEVKMMLMDLISRLVGIHELFLFNFYPFVQRFLQPHQREVTKILLFAAQASHQLVPPEIIQSVLMTIANNFVTDKNSGEVMTVGINAIKEITARCPLAMTEDLLQDLVQYKTHKNKNVMMSARTLIHLFRSLNPEMLQKKFRGKPTEASLEARIHEYGELDAKDYIPGAEVLDVESQKEKGGTQEEDGWESASLSEEEDNEDGEWIDVHHSSDEEQQVVAEKVKSMPMEERKAKAAAVSTSRLLTQEDFHKIRLAQLSKELNSAPGKAAKRKNIEIDDEEEEGRGELLSLRDIEHLHKKPKSDKETRLATAMAGKTDRKEFVKKKTRINPFASSSNKEKKKHKNFMMMRYSHSVRTKNKRSFREKQLALRDALLKKRKRLLK; translated from the exons ATGTTCCTGGCTCAG GTTGCCCACTGCTACCCAGAACACATGGCCAACTTTCCCCagcagctgaaggagctgctCTCCTACCACCATACGGTCCTGGACGCAGACCTGCGCATG ACATTCTGTAAGGCTTTGATCTTGTTAAGAAACAAGAATCTAATAAATCCAACGAGTTTGCTGGAGCTCTTCTTTCAACTGCTGCGCTGTCACGATAAGCTTCTACGCCAA ACTTTGTATACTCACATCGTGTCAGACATCAAGAATGTCAATGCTAAGCACAAAAACAATAAAGTAAACACA ACTCTGCAGAACTTCATGTACACTATGTTGAGAGACAGCAATCCCACTGCTGCCAAGATCTCTCTGGACGTGATGATTGAACTTTACAGAAGGAATATTTG GAATGATGCCAAAACAGTAAATGTCATTACAACTGCCTGCTTTTCCAAAGTGACAAAG GTATTAGTTGCTAGTTTGAAGTTCTTTCTTGGGAAAGATGAAGATGAGAAACAAGACAGTGACTCAGAATCTGAG GACGATGTTCCCACGGCCAGAGATCTGATGATGCGCTATGCGACTAACAAGAAAACGACCAAGCGCaagaaaaaactggaaaaagcgATGAAGGTTCTCAAG aaacagaagaagaagagcaAGCCAGAGGTGTTCAACTTTTCTGCTATTCACTTGATTCATGATCCCCAAG ATTTTGCAGAGAAACTGCTGAAGCAGCTGGAGAACTGTAAGGAACGATTTGAAGTGAAGATGATGCTCATGGACCTAATATCTAGGCTAGTTGGAATACACGAG ctttttctttttaatttctaccCCTTTGTTCAGAGGTTCCTACAGCCACATCAGAGAG aagtgACAAAGATTCTTCTGTTTGCTGCACAAGCTTCACATCAGCTAGTACCACCCGAG attatCCAGTCTGTGTTAATGACCATTGCCAACAACTTTGTCACTGACAAGAATTCTGGGGAGGTCATGACCGTAGG GATCAATGCAATAAAAGAAATCACTGCGAGATGTCCTTTAGCCATGACTGAAGATCTGCTCCAAGACCTCGTTCAGTACAAgactcataaaaataaaa ATGTGATGATGTCTGCAAGAACTCTGATACACCTTTTCCGTTCTCTGAATccagagatgctgcagaagaAATTCAGG GGTAAGCCTACTGAGGCCTCGTTGGAAGCCAGGATTCATGAATATGGAGAACTGGATGCCAAAGATTATATTCCAGGAGCAGAAGTACTAGATGTTGAGagtcaaaaggaaaagggaggaacCCAAGAGGAAG ATGGATGGGAAAGTGCTAGTCTGAGTGAGGAAGAAGATAATGAAGATGGAGAATGGATTGATGTGCATCATTCCTCAGATGAGGAGCAGCAAGTAGTA GCAGAGAAGGTGAAAAGCATGCCCATGGAGGAGCGAAAAGCCAAAGCTGCAGCAGTCAGTACAAGCAGGCTGCTAACTCAAGAAGACTTCCACAAAATACGTCTTGCCCAGCTTTCCAAAGAACTTAATTCTGCACCCGGCAAagctgcaaagaggaaaaatattgaaatagatgatgaagaggaggagggcag gGGAGAGTTGCTTTCACTCAGGGATATTGAACATCTGCATAAGAAGCCTAAATCGGACAAGGAGACCAGACTGGCAACTGCAATG GCTGGAAAAACAGACCGAAAAGaatttgtgaaaaagaaaacaagaattaacCCATTTGCCAGCTCTtccaacaaagaaaagaaaaagcacaagaacTTCATGATGATGAGATATAGCCATAGTGTCCGGACAAAAAATAAGCGTTCTTTCAGGGAAAAACAG CTGGCTCTTCGTGACGCacttctgaaaaagagaaaacgGCTGCTGAAATAA